GTAGTTACACGCGAGGATAAAGTAGAGAATATTGTAAATACCGAATCATATGGGATTGGTATTAGGGTAATTTCGAATGGCAGTTGGGGTTTTGCGGCAACCGACAAATTGGATAAAGATAGCATTGCCAAAGCAGCTGAACTGGCGGTAACTATTGCCAAAGAAAATTCCCGTTTGTTAAGAGAACCTGTAAAACTTGCACCACAAAAAGGATATGGTGAGGTAAGCTGGAAAGCGCCGATTGAGAAAAATACTTTTGAGGTGCCGATAAAAGAAAAGGTAGATTTATTGCTGGCGGTGAATGATGCTGCCATGAAAGGTGGTGCTGATTACATCAACTCTGTATTATTTGCGGTAAATGAACAAAAATATTTTGCTTCAACTGATGGTTCTTATATCGATCAGGATATCCACCGTATCTGGCCTACTTTCTTTATCACTAAAATAAATAAGGAAACGGGTAAATTCGAAACCAGAAATGCATTAAGTGCACCTACAGGCAAAGGCTACGAATATTTAAATGCAAGGCCACAGGATAAAATACAAACGCCTTCCGGTACGCTTTACAAAGGCAGGTACGATATGCTTGAAGATGCTACGCAGGCAGCCAAACAGGTAGGCGAAAAGATGAAGGCAAAATCGGTAGAGCCAGGTAAGTATGACCTGGTATTAGATCCTTCACATTTATGGTTAACCATTCACGAGTCATGCGGTCATCCAACCGAACTCGACCGCGTATTGGGTTATGAGGCCAATTATGCAGGAACGAGTTTCCTAACCTTAGATAAATGGGAATCTAAAAAATTTAATTATGGTAGCAAGGAAGTTAATATTACTGCCGATAAAACAGAAGTTGGATCGTTAGGGGCTGTTGGTTACGATGATGAAGGCGTGAAATGCGGAAAATGGGATGTAATTAAAGATGGTATATTGGTAAATTACCAGGCCATCAGAGATCAGGCACATATATTAGGTTTAAATGCCTCGCAGGGATGTTGTTATGCCGATAACTGGAGCAGTGTTCAGTTTCAGCGTATGGCAAATATTTCTTTGCAACCAGGTAAGGCCAAATTGAGTATAGCTGATCAGATCAAAAATGTGGAAAAAGGCATTTACATTGTAGGCGATGGATCTTTTTCTATCGATCAGCAGCGTTATAATTTCCAGTTCGGAGGTCAGCTTTATTACGAAATTAAAGCGGGGAAAATTGTTGGTATGCTTAAAGATGTAGCTTACCAAGCCAATACTCAGGAATTCTGGAATTCGTGTGCGGCCATTTGTGATCAAAGCGATTACCGTTTAGGAGGCTCGTTCTTTGATGGTAAAGGCCAGCCCGGCCAGGTAAGCGCTGTGTCTCACGGATCGGCAACTGCACGTTTTAATAAAGTTAATGTAATCAACACCGCTAGAAAAATCTGATAGAAATTATGCCAATCTTAACAAAAGCAGAAGCAAAGGCACTTTTAACTAAAGTACTTTCTTACTCTAAAGCCGAACAATGTGAAGTAAATTTAAATTGTTCAGATAGCGGCAACCTGAGGTATGCCAGAAACGCAGTTTCTACCAGTGGTGGAATTAGTGCCAACAGTTTGGTAGTCAGTTCTGCTTTCGGAAAAAAACTCGGTACAGCAACCATAAACGAGTTTGACGATGCTTCATTAGAAAAAGTAGTGCGCAGAGCAGAAGAACTTGCGCAACTTGCACCCGAAAACCCTGAATTTATGCCTTTTCTTGGCCCTCAGGAATATGGTGCAGATTCGCCCACCTTTTCTCCTGCTACAGCAGCCGTTACCCCAAAAGACAGGGCCGATGCCGTACAGGCCAGTTTAAAAGAGGCTTTGGATAACAAGCTGAATGCTGCCGGATTTTTATCGAACAGCGTGGGCTGTGCAGCAATGATGAATAGTAAAGGTTTATTTGCCTACAATACCTCAACCGATGTTGCTTTTAACATTACAGTAAGAACTGATGGTGGTAAAGGCTCTGGTTATGCCACCAGAGGATATACTGATTTTAGCAAGCTCAATGCAAAAGCCGATACAGTTATAGCAGCCAAAAAAGCAATGTCGTCGGTAACGGCAAAGGCCATAGAGCCAGGAAAATATACCGTTATTTTAGAGCCAACTGCGGTAGCGGTGATGCTGGAAAACCTATTCTTCTCGATGGATGCCAGACAGGCCGATGAAGGGCGGAGCTTTATGAGCAAACCGGGGGGAAGACAAAATTGGGTGAGCAACTGGTGGATGCAAGAGTAAATATTTATTCAGACCCATGGAATCCTGAACTTCCAACTTCAACATGGTCTGGCGACGGGCGGCCACAGCAGAAAGTAAACTGGATAGAAAAAGGAGTAGTTAAAAATTTATACAGTTCGAGGTACTGGGCGCAGAAAACCGGAATTAAAGCGATACCCTACCCAGGCGGTGCCATTATGCAGGGCGGAACCAAAAGTCTGGAAGAATTGATCAAAGGAACAGAAAAGGGAATTTTAGTAACCCGTTTATGGTATATCCGTACGGTAGATCCACAAACTTTATTACTAACCGGGTTAACCAGGGATGGTACTTTTTATATCGAAAATGGAGAAATCAAGTTTCCGGTCAAAAATTTTCGTTTCAACGAAAGCCCGATTATTATGTTGAATAACCTGGATGAGATCGGAATAGCGGAAAGAACAGTAAGCGCCGAATCGGAAGCCAACTATCTTTTACCACCGCTAAGGATAAGGGATTTTACCTTTACCTCTTTATCTGATGCGGTGTAGAGCATAAAATAAATAAAAATGGCCCGAGTATTGAATATACTCGGGCCATTTTTTTGATAAAAGAAGTTGTTACAGGCCGTTAGCCCTTGCTGTAATCTCAGCAATATCCAACACCTTAACTTCCTGTTCTTTATCTTTTAGTTTAATACCGTCGCTTAGCATCGTCATACAGAAGGGGCAACCTGCAGCAATAACCTGCGGATTGGTTTGTAAGGCTTCATCAATACGTTCTACATTGATATCCTTATTTCCCTTTTCTGGTTCTTTAAACATCTGAGCGCCACCGGCACCACAGCATAAGCCATTGCTTTTGCAGCGCTTCATTTCTACTAACTGTGCATCAAGTACCTCTAGAGCTTTTCTAGGTGCTTCGTAAATTCCATTTCCCCGGCCCAAATAACATGGGTCGTGATAGGTGATTTTTTTGCCTTTGAAACTTTCGCCACCTTCGGCTTTTAGTTTGCCCTCGTTAATTAAATCCTGTATCAATTGCGTATGGTGGATCACCTCGTAAGTGCCGCCTAAACCCGGATATTCATTTTTAATAGTATTGAAGCAGTGTGGACAACCTGTTACAATTTTTTTGATGTTGTAGGCATTTAATACCTCAATGTTGGTCATGGCCTGCATCTGGAAAAGAAATTCGTTACCAGCCCTTTTAGCGGGATCTCCGGTGCAGCTTTCTTCTGTTCCTAAAACAGCGTATTTTATGCCTACATGATGTAAGATCTTGCAAATGTCGCGTGTAATTTTCTGCGCTCTTTCATCGTAACTTCCGGCACATCCAACCCAAAATAATATTTCCGGTTCTTCACCTGCGGCCATTAACTCGGCCATTGTAGGGACTTTAAATTCCATTTGTCTATTATCAAGTATCTATTATCAAGTATCGAATATCAAGTATCGAGACCTGGTCATTATTATTTTAATTCAATGCCAACTGAAAACGGCTAATTGCTAGCTTTCTTGTGCCCAGTTAAAACGGTCGGCTGGCGAGTATTTCCACGGTGCCTGGTTATTCTCAATATTTCCCAGCATCGCATTAATACTTCCGGGTGCCTGCGATTCTTCCATCACTGCAAAGCGGCGGAGCTCCATAATAATCTGTAAGGGATCGATATTTACCGGGCAGGCTTCTACACAGGCGTTACAACTGGTGCAGGCCCAAATTTCTTCTCTGCTGATGTAATCATCCAATAAAGATTTTCCATCCTGATGTTCTGCACCATGTTTATCAATGTTTTGGCCAACTTCGGTAATCCGGTCGCGGGTATCCATCATAATTTTTCGTGGCGATAAAAGTTTGCCTGTAATGTTTGCCGGGCATACCGACGTACATCTTCCGCATTCGGTACAGGTATAAGCATTCATCAGGTTTACCCAGCTTAAATCGGTTACATCTTTTGCGCCAAATTTACCTGGTTCGGTTTCTGCCGGAACAAAAGAAGGATCAAGCATCGCTTTTACCTCATTGGTAACAGATGCCATATTGGTAAATTCACCTTTGGGTTCCAAATTAGAAAAGTAGGTGTTTGGAAAGGCGAAAAGAATATGAAAATGTTTCGAATAGGGCAGGTAATTTAAGAAAGCCAAAATGCCAATAATGTGAAACCACCAGCAGCTACGTTCTACAATAACCAAGGCACTTTCTGATGAAGGCAGGATATTGATTAAATACTGACTTACCGGAAATGCACCTGCATTAACATAATGGCTGGCACCCAAAAGTTGTAATTTTGCATCGGCTGCATTCATTAACAAGAAAGCACTCATTAATAAAATCTCTGTGATGAGAATATAGTTGGCATCAGATTTTGGCCAGCTTTTCATTTCTACGCCACTAAAGCGTTTAAGTTTTAGAATGTTCCTGCGGACAAGAAAAATGGCACAGGAAACCCAAACAGTAAAGGCCAGGATTTCGAAAGATCCTATGAGAAAGTTATATAAACCACCCAAACCATTAAAAATACGGTGCGTACCAAATAAACCATCGATCATGATCTCCAATACTTCGATATTGATAATAACGAAGCCGATGTAAACAAAAAAATGGAGAAAGGCAGGGATAGGGCGAACAACCATTTTAGATTGTCCGAAAGCCACGCGAAGCATGGTCATTAATCTTTTTTGCGGCTGATCTTGTCGATCTACCGGCTTGCCTAAACGGATATTGCGAATTATTTTACGCAGATTAACTGTAAACAGCGCAATTGCTGCAAGTGTAAGTACTAGAAAAAGGATCTGTGCTACCATGCAATATTAGATTGTTACGCTAAATTAGGATATTAATCTAAATAAATTACTATGCATGCATAAAAAAATAATAAAAATTGTTTGTTTGTACTCATTCTAAGCAACAATAAAAGCTTCTTTTTAAGAAAGGCGAAAAATTAATTAATTGATAATCAGAGCGACAATGAAATAATCGAAAAAAAGTTTTGCTTTTGAAAAAAGAACGCTACATTTGCAATCCCAAACGGATGGTGCCATAGCTCAGTCGGTAGAGCAAAGGACTGAAAATCCTTGTGTCCCTGGTTCGAATCCAGGTGGCACCACTTCCAAAAGCCTTACAGAAATGTAAGGCTTTTTTTGTTTCCAGATTTTCGCTATTATTTTATGGAAATGAATTGATCTGATTGGCTAAAATCGTTTGCGAGAGAGCAGAAGCCATTATTGGTTATTATATAGTTAATAAAATTAGCAGAATTTATATTTTTTTTTGATTGCATCTTGTTGACTGCCAGAAAAATGTATTCATTGGCCTAAACAGGGCCAGCTTTTTTTTAAAATAAATTCGAATCGTTTTTTGGATTTGGGAAAAAGAATACTACATTTGCAATCCCAAAAGGGGGTGCCATAGCTCAGTCGGTAGAGCAAAGGACTGAAAATCCTTGTGTCCCTGGTTCGAATCCAGGTGGCACCACTTAAAAAAAACAAAAGCCTTACAGAAATGTAAGGCTTTTTACGTTTTGCGGTAGCATTCATTTATGTTTCTACATGATATTCGTTTTGTTTTTCGGCTAGTTCTTTAACCTTATCTAAGGCTTTTGGCCAGGTTTTCTCAAAATACTCCTTCCAATCTTCGGTAATATCCATATCTATAATAAGCTCGGTTTTTCCATCTTTTTCTTCGAGGGTATAATTTTCTAATGATTCTCCCCAGTCCTTGCTAAGATCTTCCTTGCCATCTTTTATTTCGCCAAGGTGCTTGATAGACATGTACCGATTAGGGATATTATCTTGAATTACGGCTACCATTCCATCTCCGTTATCGCCCAGAAATAAGGCTTTGCTTCCTTTTTTCCAATCGGTTTCTACGCGTGATCCTTCTGCAAAGATGGCTGTCCATTTTGGATAACTTTCTACACCAAAAAGCACATCCCAAACTTTTTCGGTTGTAGCGTTAATTGTGGTTTTAAATTTAATCTTTTCCATGGTTCTTGGTTTTAAATCAAATAATCTAGTAATAACAAATTTGCGAATGATTTGATTGACTTAAGCGGTGCAAAGGCGACAATTTGTGGGGGTATAAGGGCTAACATCCAAAAACAATGGATTAGCATATCTTTTAAAATTTAATAAATATTTCAGCGAAAAGTAATTTAATCGGTAGATTTACGTAATCCATTAATACACATGCTAGAGCGCACAATATTTTGGATTAAATTTAGTTTGTTCTAGACAAAAGTTATTGCCGAACAACTTAACTATTGCCTAATACGTATATAAAAGATAATGTTACTATAATCTCCATGAGAAATAAAAGATTCCTTTACCTGGTTGCACTAGGTTTTTTAAGCTTTGGGGCCACTACTGGCTGCAAAAAGAGCAGTGCTACGCCTGATGAGCCCGAAACTCCACCGGTTGTGACAACGCCCAGCGGAACGCGGGATGAATTGACTAAAGATTCTATTTTTTTATACGGCAAAGAACTTTATTATTGGAATACTTCACTGCCAACTTATGCAGCGTTTAACCCACGTGGATTTAGCTCGAATGAAGCTGAGCTATATGCCATGACTCAATATTCTTTAGATCCGGCGACAGGAAAACCATATGAATATGTAAGCACTTCCGGCGAACCTAAATATTCATTTTTCGACTATACGGCAGCTACAGCAGGTAAAACAGGAGCGCTTAAAGCGGATGTAAACGGCTCAGCCAATGATTACGGTTTTTCTGTTCAGTATAATTATAATAGTACTACAGATTTAAGAGTAAAGTATGTTTATCCAAGCTCATCGGCTGCATTGCAGGGTTTAACACGTGGCTGCCGGATCACTAGTGTGAATGGAAGAACAGATCTGACCTATCCTGGTGCAATTAATTTTTTAAATAACGCTATTTTTGGTACAAATGCAACGGTTACTTTGGCTTTCAATGATATTGGTGGTAACCCGAAAACAGCAGTTGTAACTAGAAGTTTATATACCATTAATCCGATATTATTTACCAATGTTTATACGGTTGGTACAAAGAAAGTGGGTTACATTGTATTTAATAGTTTCACCAATAATGCCTCTTCAGCCATAAATGCGGTTTTTTCTAATTTTGCTACACAGGGCGTAAGCGAATTGGTTATTGATTTACGTTATAATGGTGGGGGGTATGTTTCAACAGCTACCGAGATGATCAATTTAGTAGCACCGGCAAGAGAAACGGGTAATACAATGTTTACTTCTTATTACAACAACTATCTACAGTCAATCACTACTGCACAGCGCAGGGCCTCCGTTTTGGCGCACCAACCGTTGTTGGATGATGCTGGTAAATTACAAACCTTTACCTCAGGTGTAAATGGAAAGTATGCTACTTATGCAGATTTAAATT
The nucleotide sequence above comes from Pedobacter riviphilus. Encoded proteins:
- a CDS encoding TldD/PmbA family protein, whose amino-acid sequence is MKRRNFIYLTGVGAAAAMLPAIPVFGKEISPEQALEYIDPAAKKIMSDVALNAARSKGATYTDVRVGRYLNQYVVTREDKVENIVNTESYGIGIRVISNGSWGFAATDKLDKDSIAKAAELAVTIAKENSRLLREPVKLAPQKGYGEVSWKAPIEKNTFEVPIKEKVDLLLAVNDAAMKGGADYINSVLFAVNEQKYFASTDGSYIDQDIHRIWPTFFITKINKETGKFETRNALSAPTGKGYEYLNARPQDKIQTPSGTLYKGRYDMLEDATQAAKQVGEKMKAKSVEPGKYDLVLDPSHLWLTIHESCGHPTELDRVLGYEANYAGTSFLTLDKWESKKFNYGSKEVNITADKTEVGSLGAVGYDDEGVKCGKWDVIKDGILVNYQAIRDQAHILGLNASQGCCYADNWSSVQFQRMANISLQPGKAKLSIADQIKNVEKGIYIVGDGSFSIDQQRYNFQFGGQLYYEIKAGKIVGMLKDVAYQANTQEFWNSCAAICDQSDYRLGGSFFDGKGQPGQVSAVSHGSATARFNKVNVINTARKI
- a CDS encoding metallopeptidase TldD-related protein, producing MPILTKAEAKALLTKVLSYSKAEQCEVNLNCSDSGNLRYARNAVSTSGGISANSLVVSSAFGKKLGTATINEFDDASLEKVVRRAEELAQLAPENPEFMPFLGPQEYGADSPTFSPATAAVTPKDRADAVQASLKEALDNKLNAAGFLSNSVGCAAMMNSKGLFAYNTSTDVAFNITVRTDGGKGSGYATRGYTDFSKLNAKADTVIAAKKAMSSVTAKAIEPGKYTVILEPTAVAVMLENLFFSMDARQADEGRSFMSKPGGRQNWVSNWWMQE
- a CDS encoding metallopeptidase TldD-related protein is translated as MDARVNIYSDPWNPELPTSTWSGDGRPQQKVNWIEKGVVKNLYSSRYWAQKTGIKAIPYPGGAIMQGGTKSLEELIKGTEKGILVTRLWYIRTVDPQTLLLTGLTRDGTFYIENGEIKFPVKNFRFNESPIIMLNNLDEIGIAERTVSAESEANYLLPPLRIRDFTFTSLSDAV
- a CDS encoding (Fe-S)-binding protein — protein: MEFKVPTMAELMAAGEEPEILFWVGCAGSYDERAQKITRDICKILHHVGIKYAVLGTEESCTGDPAKRAGNEFLFQMQAMTNIEVLNAYNIKKIVTGCPHCFNTIKNEYPGLGGTYEVIHHTQLIQDLINEGKLKAEGGESFKGKKITYHDPCYLGRGNGIYEAPRKALEVLDAQLVEMKRCKSNGLCCGAGGAQMFKEPEKGNKDINVERIDEALQTNPQVIAAGCPFCMTMLSDGIKLKDKEQEVKVLDIAEITARANGL
- a CDS encoding (Fe-S)-binding protein, with product MVAQILFLVLTLAAIALFTVNLRKIIRNIRLGKPVDRQDQPQKRLMTMLRVAFGQSKMVVRPIPAFLHFFVYIGFVIINIEVLEIMIDGLFGTHRIFNGLGGLYNFLIGSFEILAFTVWVSCAIFLVRRNILKLKRFSGVEMKSWPKSDANYILITEILLMSAFLLMNAADAKLQLLGASHYVNAGAFPVSQYLINILPSSESALVIVERSCWWFHIIGILAFLNYLPYSKHFHILFAFPNTYFSNLEPKGEFTNMASVTNEVKAMLDPSFVPAETEPGKFGAKDVTDLSWVNLMNAYTCTECGRCTSVCPANITGKLLSPRKIMMDTRDRITEVGQNIDKHGAEHQDGKSLLDDYISREEIWACTSCNACVEACPVNIDPLQIIMELRRFAVMEESQAPGSINAMLGNIENNQAPWKYSPADRFNWAQES
- a CDS encoding SRPBCC family protein — protein: MEKIKFKTTINATTEKVWDVLFGVESYPKWTAIFAEGSRVETDWKKGSKALFLGDNGDGMVAVIQDNIPNRYMSIKHLGEIKDGKEDLSKDWGESLENYTLEEKDGKTELIIDMDITEDWKEYFEKTWPKALDKVKELAEKQNEYHVET
- a CDS encoding S41 family peptidase translates to MRNKRFLYLVALGFLSFGATTGCKKSSATPDEPETPPVVTTPSGTRDELTKDSIFLYGKELYYWNTSLPTYAAFNPRGFSSNEAELYAMTQYSLDPATGKPYEYVSTSGEPKYSFFDYTAATAGKTGALKADVNGSANDYGFSVQYNYNSTTDLRVKYVYPSSSAALQGLTRGCRITSVNGRTDLTYPGAINFLNNAIFGTNATVTLAFNDIGGNPKTAVVTRSLYTINPILFTNVYTVGTKKVGYIVFNSFTNNASSAINAVFSNFATQGVSELVIDLRYNGGGYVSTATEMINLVAPARETGNTMFTSYYNNYLQSITTAQRRASVLAHQPLLDDAGKLQTFTSGVNGKYATYADLNYSPTAADNIEKFAKSGSLTLNRVYFIVTGSTASASELTINSLKPVMDVKLIGRTTYGKPVGFFPIRIDKVDMYIPEFETKNKIGAGGYYSGLTVDKESPEDLSKAWGDETETLLAYALLYAKNGNFVTTAAKTASLSTSTTAVPKLSIAELRELDEKLDPKGFKGMVMTPHKKF